In Chryseobacterium viscerum, one DNA window encodes the following:
- a CDS encoding ExbD/TolR family protein — MAEVQVQEKGGKGGKVRSKKQSTRVDMTPMVDLGFLLITFFMFTTTFSKPNVMDLGLPAKPKDEKQKPPPTEIKLSNSISILLGKDNRVFWHQQDATSLNDQTLMETTLDREGIRKVIQQAKSRAADQTKFTVIIKPTDDAVYKNFVDILDEMAITKSEQYGVTDIKPWEKAIYEKKVGGAAAPAAATK, encoded by the coding sequence ATGGCAGAAGTACAAGTACAAGAAAAAGGCGGCAAGGGCGGCAAGGTCCGTTCCAAGAAGCAGAGTACCAGAGTCGATATGACTCCGATGGTGGACTTGGGTTTTCTATTGATTACCTTCTTTATGTTCACAACTACATTCAGTAAACCGAATGTTATGGATTTGGGTCTTCCGGCTAAACCGAAAGATGAAAAACAAAAACCACCTCCAACAGAAATTAAACTTTCTAACTCAATTTCTATTTTATTAGGAAAAGATAACAGAGTATTTTGGCACCAGCAGGATGCTACATCCTTGAATGACCAAACTCTTATGGAAACTACTCTTGATAGAGAAGGAATTAGAAAAGTAATTCAGCAGGCAAAATCTAGAGCTGCAGATCAAACGAAATTTACCGTGATCATTAAGCCAACTGACGATGCTGTATATAAGAACTTTGTTGATATTCTTGACGAAATGGCAATTACCAAAAGTGAGCAGTACGGTGTTACTGATATCAAGCCTTGGGAAAAAGCTATTTATGAGAAAAAAGTAGGAGGTGCTGCTGCACCAGCTGCTGCTACAAAGTAA
- the leuS gene encoding leucine--tRNA ligase: MFYDHQQIEKKWQKYWEENQTYKTSNNTDKPKFYVLDMFPYPSGAGLHVGHPLGYIASDIYARYKRHQGFNVLHPVGYDSFGLPAEQYAIQTGQHPAITTEQNINRYEEQLRKIGFSFDWSREVRTSDASYYKWTQWIFIQLYHSWYNKNTDKAESIDSLIQHFEEKGTEGLNANQNDELNFTAEEWKMASDLDKEDILLNYRLAYRAETTVNWCPALGTVLANDEIKDGKSERGGFPVFQKKMMQWSMRISAYSERLLQGLNTLDWPQPLKDSQEYWIGKSQGAQVQFKVESHNEIVEVFTTRPDTIFGATFMVLAPENPLVEAITTDAQKVEIDTYIEETSKKTERDRMSDVKNVSGAFTGSYAINPFSNEKMPIYISDYVLMGYGTGAVMAVPAHDERDHRFAKKFNLEIKKVVETEEDVQEKSFDSKDSVCVNSDFLNGLNYNDAKSKIISEIETKGIGHGTTNYRQRDAVFSRQRYWGEPVPIYYKDGMPYTLPASALPLELPEVEKYLPTEDGDPPLGNAKEFAWDEANQKVVATDLVDDKTIFPLELSTMPGWAGSSWYFLRYMDPQNDGEFCAKNLSDYWGQVDLYIGGSEHATGHLLYSRFWNMFLKDRGYINHDEPFQKLINQGMILGMSAYVYRIEGTNQYVSKNLAGNYQTQQIHVDVSLLKGTSDELDTEAFKAWRPDYADAEFIMEDGKYITDREVEKMSKSKYNVVNPDDICEEYGADGLRLYEMFLGPLEQSKPWNTQGLSGVYGFLKKFWNLYFNGDAFEVSEEEPTKEEYKVLHTLIKKVVYDIENFSFNTSVSSFMIAVNELQKIKCNKRNILEPLAVIISPYAPHICEELWSLLGYNTSIEFEKFPVLNEDYLIEDEIQYPVSVNGKMKFKISLSAQLSAKEVEDLVISSDKMQQILEGKTPKKIIVVPHRIVNIVI; this comes from the coding sequence GTGTTTTACGATCATCAGCAGATAGAAAAAAAGTGGCAGAAATACTGGGAGGAAAATCAAACTTATAAAACCTCTAATAACACAGATAAACCCAAATTTTACGTACTCGATATGTTTCCGTATCCATCCGGAGCAGGTCTTCACGTAGGTCACCCGCTGGGATACATAGCATCGGATATCTATGCAAGATATAAAAGACATCAGGGTTTTAATGTTCTTCACCCGGTAGGATATGACAGTTTTGGACTTCCTGCTGAGCAGTATGCTATCCAGACAGGGCAGCATCCCGCTATTACTACAGAACAGAATATCAACAGATACGAAGAGCAGTTAAGAAAAATCGGTTTCTCATTCGATTGGAGCAGAGAAGTAAGAACTTCAGATGCATCTTATTATAAATGGACACAATGGATCTTTATCCAGCTCTACCATTCTTGGTATAATAAAAATACCGATAAGGCAGAATCTATTGATTCCCTGATCCAACATTTTGAAGAAAAAGGAACAGAAGGATTAAATGCCAATCAGAATGACGAATTAAATTTCACAGCAGAAGAATGGAAAATGGCTTCCGATCTTGATAAAGAAGATATCCTGTTAAACTATCGTCTTGCTTACAGAGCAGAAACCACTGTAAACTGGTGCCCTGCATTAGGAACTGTATTGGCAAACGATGAAATAAAAGATGGAAAATCTGAAAGAGGAGGGTTTCCTGTTTTCCAAAAGAAAATGATGCAGTGGAGTATGAGAATCTCCGCATACTCTGAAAGATTATTACAAGGATTGAATACTTTAGACTGGCCGCAGCCTTTGAAAGATTCTCAGGAATACTGGATTGGTAAATCTCAGGGAGCACAGGTTCAGTTCAAGGTAGAAAGCCATAATGAAATCGTTGAGGTATTTACAACAAGACCTGATACTATTTTTGGAGCTACCTTTATGGTATTGGCTCCGGAAAATCCTTTAGTGGAAGCAATTACTACTGATGCTCAAAAAGTAGAAATAGATACTTATATTGAAGAAACTTCCAAAAAAACCGAAAGAGACAGAATGTCTGACGTGAAAAACGTGAGCGGAGCTTTCACAGGAAGTTATGCAATCAATCCGTTCAGCAACGAAAAAATGCCGATCTATATTTCAGACTATGTGTTGATGGGATATGGGACAGGAGCCGTGATGGCTGTTCCGGCGCATGATGAACGTGACCACAGATTTGCAAAGAAATTCAATCTTGAAATTAAAAAAGTTGTAGAAACAGAAGAAGATGTTCAGGAAAAATCTTTTGATTCCAAAGATTCCGTTTGTGTCAATTCTGATTTCTTAAACGGATTGAATTATAATGATGCAAAGTCAAAAATAATTTCAGAGATCGAAACTAAAGGAATCGGTCATGGTACAACGAACTACAGACAGCGTGATGCAGTTTTCTCAAGACAGCGTTATTGGGGAGAACCTGTTCCTATATATTATAAGGATGGGATGCCTTACACATTGCCAGCTTCCGCTTTACCATTAGAACTTCCTGAAGTTGAAAAATACTTACCTACAGAAGACGGAGATCCGCCATTAGGGAATGCAAAAGAATTTGCATGGGATGAAGCTAACCAAAAAGTAGTTGCTACAGATCTGGTGGATGATAAAACTATTTTCCCGTTAGAATTATCTACAATGCCGGGTTGGGCTGGAAGCTCATGGTATTTCCTTAGATATATGGATCCACAAAATGACGGAGAATTCTGTGCAAAGAATCTTTCAGACTATTGGGGACAGGTAGATTTATATATTGGAGGCAGTGAGCACGCAACCGGTCACTTATTATATTCCCGTTTCTGGAACATGTTTTTAAAGGACAGGGGATACATCAATCATGATGAGCCATTCCAGAAATTGATCAACCAGGGGATGATCTTAGGAATGAGTGCATATGTATATAGAATTGAAGGAACTAATCAATATGTTTCTAAAAATCTGGCAGGAAATTACCAGACTCAGCAGATCCATGTTGACGTATCCTTGTTAAAAGGAACTTCTGACGAATTGGATACTGAAGCTTTCAAAGCATGGAGACCTGATTATGCAGATGCAGAATTTATTATGGAAGATGGAAAATACATCACAGACCGTGAAGTAGAAAAAATGTCCAAGTCAAAATACAATGTAGTAAATCCTGATGATATCTGTGAAGAGTACGGAGCAGACGGATTAAGATTATACGAAATGTTCTTAGGCCCGCTGGAACAATCCAAGCCTTGGAATACTCAGGGATTAAGTGGTGTATATGGTTTTCTTAAAAAATTCTGGAATCTGTATTTTAATGGAGATGCATTTGAAGTTTCAGAAGAAGAACCTACAAAAGAAGAATACAAAGTTTTACATACTTTAATAAAGAAGGTGGTATATGATATTGAAAACTTCTCATTCAATACATCTGTATCATCCTTTATGATTGCTGTGAATGAGCTCCAGAAAATAAAATGTAACAAACGCAATATTTTAGAGCCGCTGGCCGTTATCATTTCTCCGTATGCGCCTCACATCTGTGAAGAACTATGGAGTTTGTTAGGATACAATACATCTATTGAATTTGAAAAATTCCCGGTATTAAATGAAGATTATCTGATTGAAGATGAAATTCAGTATCCGGTAAGTGTAAATGGTAAAATGAAGTTCAAAATTTCACTTTCAGCTCAATTATCTGCCAAGGAAGTGGAAGATTTGGTGATTTCGAGTGATAAAATGCAACAGATTTTGGAGGGTAAAACCCCTAAAAAAATCATTGTAGTCCCTCACCGTATTGTGAATATCGTAATTTAA
- a CDS encoding tetratricopeptide repeat protein, translated as MKDIMNMNVKKIAFGAAVVFFTGFASAQTLQDGINSIDSDKFAQAKTNFTEMIAKEPTAENYFYLGNTFLRQGEPDYAKATESFNKGLAADAKSYLNKIGLAAVKLGKGDKNAVAEIQKVVTDSREKDAEVLFRAAEALTLFEKNSSPDLAIQFLTKAIEKAEKKGVPAHYYYTLGDAYRLKRMPGEAMSAYDKALPTAKNKASVYTRMATLWMAAQQWQQAKQNIDKAIGVDATYAPAYKALAGYDIRYQQNAKATQDLINYTKYADEDPYTQLEIAKLYFTNEDYANSKTVLDKIFDKIEDPIKFKLRAYQAYADKNYADAKQNMDTFASQAEKTRIQPADQGLQGLIAAGLAKDEKDAAKKSALMAESQQKVAIAKAAKDETLKWDLELANIAGGGGASQAEADKGPTNPAIEALKKQVAANSQDSDALFKLATAYQDVKNWNGAILTWQKMSALLPDWAPAYYSQGYSYQQAGNNEAAKLAYEKFISTVKPADQEANKQTLAYAYFAVAYMSKDSDAAKAKDYVAKSLQLDPTYQDAVKLNAEINK; from the coding sequence ATGAAAGATATAATGAATATGAATGTAAAGAAGATTGCTTTTGGAGCAGCCGTGGTATTTTTTACCGGTTTTGCCTCTGCACAAACACTGCAGGATGGTATCAACAGTATAGACAGTGATAAATTTGCTCAGGCAAAAACAAATTTCACTGAAATGATCGCTAAAGAACCTACAGCTGAAAACTACTTCTATTTGGGAAATACTTTCTTAAGACAGGGAGAGCCAGATTATGCTAAAGCAACTGAAAGCTTCAACAAAGGATTAGCTGCTGATGCAAAAAGCTATCTTAACAAAATCGGTTTAGCTGCTGTTAAATTAGGTAAAGGCGATAAAAACGCTGTAGCTGAAATTCAGAAAGTAGTGACTGATTCAAGAGAAAAAGACGCTGAAGTTCTGTTCAGAGCTGCAGAAGCTTTAACTTTATTTGAAAAGAACAGTTCACCTGATCTTGCTATCCAATTTTTGACCAAGGCAATTGAGAAAGCTGAGAAAAAAGGAGTTCCTGCACATTATTATTATACACTAGGAGATGCTTACAGATTAAAAAGAATGCCGGGAGAGGCTATGTCTGCTTATGATAAAGCATTACCTACTGCTAAAAATAAAGCTTCCGTTTATACAAGAATGGCAACTTTATGGATGGCTGCACAACAATGGCAGCAAGCTAAGCAGAACATTGATAAAGCTATTGGTGTAGATGCTACTTATGCTCCTGCCTATAAAGCATTGGCTGGTTATGATATCAGATATCAGCAGAATGCAAAAGCAACACAAGATCTTATCAACTATACAAAATACGCTGACGAAGATCCATATACTCAGTTAGAAATTGCAAAATTATACTTCACAAACGAAGACTACGCAAATTCTAAAACAGTTTTGGATAAAATCTTTGATAAAATCGAAGACCCTATTAAGTTCAAATTAAGAGCTTATCAAGCATATGCAGATAAAAACTATGCAGATGCTAAGCAGAACATGGATACTTTCGCTTCTCAAGCTGAAAAAACAAGAATACAGCCTGCTGACCAAGGTTTGCAAGGGCTTATTGCTGCAGGTTTAGCAAAAGATGAAAAAGATGCTGCTAAAAAATCAGCTTTAATGGCAGAATCTCAGCAGAAAGTTGCTATTGCAAAAGCTGCAAAAGATGAAACATTGAAGTGGGATCTTGAATTGGCTAACATCGCCGGAGGTGGTGGTGCTTCTCAGGCTGAAGCTGATAAAGGACCTACTAACCCAGCAATTGAAGCATTGAAAAAGCAGGTTGCTGCTAACAGTCAGGACTCTGATGCATTATTCAAGTTGGCAACAGCTTACCAGGATGTTAAAAACTGGAACGGAGCAATTCTTACATGGCAAAAAATGTCTGCTCTTCTTCCAGATTGGGCACCGGCATATTACAGCCAGGGATATTCTTACCAACAGGCAGGGAACAATGAAGCAGCAAAATTGGCTTATGAGAAATTTATCAGTACTGTAAAACCGGCAGATCAGGAAGCTAACAAGCAAACTCTTGCTTATGCTTACTTCGCTGTAGCATACATGAGCAAAGATTCTGATGCTGCAAAAGCAAAAGATTATGTTGCTAAGTCTTTACAATTAGATCCTACTTATCAGGATGCTGTAAAATTAAATGCAGAGATCAATAAGTAA
- a CDS encoding ExbD/TolR family protein, which produces MARVKPKRHGVITDMTAMCDVAFLLLTFFILTTQFKKPDVEQIKPPSSISEKLLPDASLMTINATPDGKFYFQPVENASERLALLEKMGQKYGVTFDNNQKAAFQKIQAIGVPMNQLKGYLDMPADEQKNYKSPTGIPMDSTNKQLIDWVKESLSVNPDYKLAIKGDVTTQYPKVKSLFEGLRDIDFLKFWLITSQEGKPNE; this is translated from the coding sequence ATGGCGAGAGTCAAACCAAAAAGACATGGAGTAATTACGGACATGACTGCAATGTGTGACGTTGCGTTCCTACTCCTTACGTTCTTTATCTTGACCACTCAGTTTAAAAAACCTGACGTGGAGCAGATCAAACCGCCATCTTCAATTTCGGAAAAATTGCTTCCTGATGCTAGTTTAATGACTATCAACGCTACTCCGGACGGAAAATTCTATTTCCAGCCAGTAGAAAATGCATCAGAAAGACTTGCACTTTTGGAAAAAATGGGACAAAAGTATGGAGTTACTTTTGATAACAACCAAAAAGCAGCTTTCCAGAAAATTCAGGCAATTGGAGTTCCAATGAACCAACTTAAGGGGTATTTGGATATGCCTGCAGATGAGCAGAAAAATTATAAGAGTCCTACAGGTATTCCTATGGACAGTACAAATAAGCAATTAATTGATTGGGTAAAAGAAAGTTTGAGCGTTAATCCTGACTACAAGTTAGCTATTAAAGGTGACGTTACAACTCAGTACCCTAAAGTTAAAAGCCTATTTGAGGGTTTAAGAGATATTGATTTTCTTAAATTTTGGTTGATTACATCACAAGAAGGTAAACCTAACGAATAA
- a CDS encoding DUF3276 family protein, translated as MSEYKERHENEIFTKVLKAGRRTYFFDVRETKAGDYYLTITESKKNFGENGEATFEKHKIYLYKEDFKSFQEMFNESTDFIINEKGEDVISEKHDKDFKSKSFTIDSDDEV; from the coding sequence ATGAGTGAATACAAGGAACGCCATGAAAATGAGATTTTCACGAAGGTGTTAAAAGCAGGGAGAAGAACTTATTTCTTTGATGTGCGTGAGACGAAAGCAGGAGATTATTATCTTACAATCACTGAGAGTAAGAAAAATTTCGGAGAGAATGGGGAAGCTACATTCGAGAAGCATAAAATTTACCTTTATAAGGAAGATTTTAAGAGTTTCCAGGAGATGTTTAATGAGTCCACAGATTTCATCATTAATGAAAAGGGTGAGGATGTAATTTCAGAAAAACATGATAAAGACTTCAAAAGCAAATCATTCACAATTGATTCTGACGACGAAGTTTAA
- a CDS encoding MotA/TolQ/ExbB proton channel family protein, whose amino-acid sequence MEMNVSKNDEQVVARKAGGLNPAVIIPILFIIGVCIYLFVLGSPGNFKDADKLGSGSVAFSSVEGKDIHPESFLGIIYKGGVIVPILITFMITVIVFSFERYFVLGKAAGKGNLDNFVVQVRSLLNQNKIDEAIEECDRQQGSVGNVVKEGLTTYKALSHDTTLNKEQKMVALNKAIEEATTLEMPMLEKNMMILSTLGTVATLVALLGTVIGMIKAFFALGSGGGTPDAAALSTGISEALINTALGIGTSAIAIILYNFFTSKIDGLTYKIDEISMSIQQSFAEFN is encoded by the coding sequence ATGGAAATGAATGTTTCAAAAAATGATGAGCAAGTAGTTGCTAGAAAGGCAGGAGGTTTAAATCCAGCTGTTATTATTCCTATTCTATTTATTATAGGAGTATGTATTTATTTATTCGTTCTTGGTAGCCCAGGAAACTTTAAAGATGCAGATAAACTAGGAAGTGGGTCTGTAGCCTTTTCAAGTGTTGAAGGAAAAGACATTCACCCAGAATCGTTTTTAGGTATTATCTACAAAGGAGGGGTTATCGTACCAATCTTGATTACTTTCATGATTACTGTAATCGTTTTCTCTTTTGAAAGATATTTCGTTCTTGGTAAAGCTGCCGGAAAAGGAAACTTAGACAACTTCGTTGTACAAGTAAGAAGCTTACTAAACCAAAACAAAATTGACGAAGCTATCGAAGAGTGTGACAGACAACAAGGTTCTGTAGGTAACGTAGTAAAAGAAGGTCTTACTACTTACAAAGCACTTTCTCACGATACTACATTAAATAAAGAGCAGAAAATGGTAGCGCTTAACAAAGCTATCGAAGAAGCTACTACTCTTGAGATGCCAATGCTTGAGAAAAACATGATGATCCTTTCTACTTTAGGTACTGTTGCAACGTTAGTAGCACTACTTGGAACGGTAATCGGGATGATCAAGGCATTCTTCGCATTAGGTTCAGGAGGAGGTACTCCGGATGCTGCTGCTCTATCTACAGGTATCTCTGAAGCCTTGATCAACACGGCATTAGGTATTGGTACTTCAGCAATCGCTATTATCCTTTATAACTTCTTTACATCTAAAATTGATGGATTAACTTACAAGATCGACGAGATCTCTATGAGTATCCAACAATCTTTCGCTGAATTCAACTAA
- a CDS encoding PstS family phosphate ABC transporter substrate-binding protein, with amino-acid sequence MKNSFKLAVIVVLSIMLAGCKKEKNAPSYHKGDLTIFTDESFQSVTEALADGYMINYPETHIKVETKKEDLGLLDLLKGSAKVVVMSRNLTPEEIKTYEERTDLKFLPAKFAADAVVFVVPKDSPKENISMEEINSGLMSDKKEFIFDGTNSSNLNFVAEKLKKQPKDLQFSIIPGNQKIIEELGKYPDKIGVIGLNTFSRPYDKTSEKLREMVKILPVVEKGKLYNADFEGLRTMEYPFTRVLYFLINEGNFNIANGFIRFSCTHLGQKIVQKEGLQPYNIYKREVQMR; translated from the coding sequence ATGAAGAATAGTTTTAAGCTTGCAGTAATTGTTGTTTTGAGCATAATGCTTGCGGGCTGCAAAAAGGAGAAAAATGCTCCTTCTTATCACAAAGGTGATCTTACAATTTTTACTGACGAGTCTTTTCAAAGTGTCACAGAAGCATTAGCTGACGGCTATATGATCAATTACCCTGAAACTCACATCAAAGTAGAAACCAAAAAAGAAGATTTAGGACTTCTTGATCTTCTGAAAGGGAGTGCTAAAGTAGTGGTGATGTCCAGAAATCTTACTCCTGAAGAAATAAAAACATACGAAGAAAGAACAGATTTAAAGTTTCTTCCTGCTAAATTTGCTGCGGACGCAGTGGTTTTTGTAGTTCCTAAAGACTCTCCGAAAGAAAATATTTCAATGGAGGAAATCAATAGTGGGCTGATGTCTGATAAAAAAGAATTCATTTTCGATGGAACCAACTCAAGTAATCTGAATTTTGTAGCTGAAAAATTAAAAAAACAGCCAAAAGACCTTCAATTTTCCATTATTCCAGGAAATCAGAAGATCATAGAGGAATTAGGTAAATATCCTGATAAAATAGGGGTTATAGGGCTTAATACTTTTAGCCGTCCTTATGATAAAACTTCTGAGAAACTAAGAGAAATGGTTAAAATTCTCCCTGTTGTAGAAAAAGGGAAGCTTTACAATGCAGATTTTGAAGGGCTTCGTACAATGGAATATCCTTTTACAAGAGTTCTTTATTTCCTGATTAATGAAGGTAATTTTAATATTGCCAACGGATTTATAAGATTTTCGTGCACTCATTTAGGGCAAAAAATTGTGCAAAAAGAAGGTCTGCAGCCTTATAACATTTACAAGAGAGAGGTTCAGATGCGTTAA
- the bshB1 gene encoding bacillithiol biosynthesis deacetylase BshB1, whose amino-acid sequence MKTDILAFGAHPDDVELGCGGTIAKMVSEGKKCVVVDLTRGELGTRGTDETRKAEAADAAKILGLSARENLGMKDGFLVNSEEYQMRIVKMIRKYRPEIVLANAIDDRHPDHAKGAKLVSDACFLSGLRKIETVEEGENQEVWRPKHIFHYIQWKDIKPEFVIDISEFLPAKLEACMAYKTQFYDPTSKEPETPITTKDFYESLTYRAQDLGRLSGVAYAEGFTSEKLISLKNFDGIVW is encoded by the coding sequence ATGAAAACTGATATACTTGCTTTTGGAGCACATCCTGATGATGTAGAATTAGGATGTGGTGGAACTATTGCTAAAATGGTTTCAGAGGGTAAAAAATGTGTAGTTGTAGATCTTACAAGAGGAGAACTCGGAACAAGAGGTACAGATGAAACAAGAAAGGCAGAAGCAGCAGATGCCGCTAAAATTTTGGGACTTTCAGCAAGAGAGAATCTTGGAATGAAAGACGGCTTTCTGGTAAACTCTGAAGAATACCAAATGAGGATTGTAAAAATGATTCGCAAATACCGCCCGGAAATCGTGTTAGCCAATGCAATTGATGATAGACATCCGGATCATGCAAAAGGAGCGAAATTAGTATCAGATGCGTGCTTTTTGTCCGGACTGAGAAAAATAGAAACTGTAGAAGAAGGCGAGAATCAGGAGGTGTGGAGACCTAAGCACATTTTTCATTATATTCAGTGGAAAGATATCAAACCTGAGTTTGTTATTGACATATCAGAATTCCTTCCTGCAAAACTTGAAGCCTGCATGGCTTATAAAACTCAGTTTTATGATCCAACTTCTAAAGAACCAGAGACTCCGATTACAACAAAAGATTTTTACGAGAGCTTAACGTACCGTGCACAGGATTTAGGGCGGTTATCGGGAGTGGCTTATGCTGAGGGATTTACGTCTGAGAAGTTAATTTCTTTGAAAAATTTTGATGGAATTGTTTGGTAG
- a CDS encoding energy transducer TonB has product MADENVYGQNLTLDEIVFENRNKEYGAYDIRHQYPRLLTKSFIIGTALFLLAALSPFIYLTIKNLTAPPKQEVKADLVDIIEEDPIIEQPKEEEPPPPPPPPKEEEKIEVIQNVVPEPVKAPKIETPPPPISKQLETTTGLNNQEGVKAPAYTPPPPPPSTGTKASTAEVKTNNPNEIYKDVDQSAEYPGGMGALRKFLGDNFDTSLMEGGEGTLKAKLKFVVEKDGTVSAVTIEEKSPNGDFNSEAVRVVKKLKKWTPAKRNGESVRSYYSVPFTMNFE; this is encoded by the coding sequence ATGGCAGATGAAAATGTATACGGTCAGAATCTTACTCTAGACGAAATCGTATTTGAAAATAGAAACAAGGAATATGGTGCCTACGATATTAGACATCAGTATCCGAGACTTTTAACAAAGTCTTTTATCATCGGAACAGCATTATTCCTTTTGGCAGCTTTGTCTCCGTTCATCTATCTTACGATTAAAAATCTTACAGCTCCGCCTAAGCAAGAAGTAAAGGCAGATCTAGTAGATATTATCGAAGAAGATCCGATTATTGAGCAGCCTAAGGAAGAAGAACCACCTCCACCACCTCCACCTCCAAAAGAAGAGGAGAAAATTGAAGTGATTCAGAACGTAGTTCCTGAGCCTGTAAAAGCTCCAAAAATTGAAACTCCACCACCACCAATTTCTAAGCAGTTGGAAACTACAACTGGTTTGAATAATCAGGAGGGGGTAAAGGCTCCAGCTTATACGCCGCCGCCGCCACCACCATCTACAGGTACTAAAGCTAGTACAGCAGAGGTGAAAACAAATAATCCTAACGAGATCTACAAAGATGTAGACCAATCTGCAGAATATCCTGGAGGTATGGGAGCATTAAGAAAGTTCTTGGGAGATAATTTTGATACTTCTTTAATGGAAGGAGGCGAAGGAACGCTTAAAGCTAAGCTGAAGTTCGTTGTAGAAAAAGACGGAACTGTTTCTGCAGTTACTATTGAAGAGAAATCTCCAAATGGCGACTTTAACAGTGAAGCTGTACGTGTAGTTAAGAAACTTAAAAAATGGACTCCTGCGAAGAGAAACGGGGAGAGCGTTAGATCTTACTATAGTGTACCATTTACTATGAACTTTGAATAA
- a CDS encoding DUF308 domain-containing protein, which translates to MMFNWLSLVTGLFYIVLGIVVIVYKFFFTILEPAVAYALGVVLVIYGIFRIYRAISRIKKSRNEE; encoded by the coding sequence ATGATGTTCAATTGGTTATCCCTGGTTACGGGATTGTTTTATATCGTTTTAGGAATTGTAGTGATTGTCTACAAATTCTTCTTTACTATTTTGGAACCTGCTGTTGCCTATGCACTAGGTGTAGTACTGGTTATTTATGGTATTTTCAGAATTTACAGAGCGATCTCAAGAATTAAAAAATCGAGAAATGAAGAATAG